In a single window of the Hoyosella subflava DQS3-9A1 genome:
- the ftsW gene encoding putative lipid II flippase FtsW: MARAVGGLAGWRTAVAARFGAWLNRPLASFHLILSISALLSILGLVMVLSASSVSEIGRSGSAYSMFFRQLMFITAGWIMFYLALRTPVRVFRRFALVAFLASTVMLVLVLIPGIGVLVNGARSWFQFAGFAFQPSELVKITLAMWGAVLLGDRAVRTRSIRDMLIPLLPGALVVFYLVAMQPDYSTLVVLFFILLGLLWFAGLPLGFFVVGVGAAMSVAAVMAVAEGYRSQRLRAFFNSDDDPLGASYQARQAKFSLADGGFWGVGLGQSRAKWAYLPEAHNDFIFAIIGEELGFLGCVAVLGLFALFAYTGLRIATRSVDPFLRIFVATSTVWVIGQSFINLGYVVGLLPVTGLQLPLVSAGGTSAVMTLFMFGIIANAARHEPEAIAALRSAPKKSKLSRFLRLPDPEKYVPAKPVRGAPRREASYTAHSYGDVRAAESWEYGRAGSPRPYPGGRAPTAAYGSATPVPPEREYRTRGRRSTGSSGIDEGRGARRGQQNRSSDGNRSRHPGHGGRSGDNRDFRRGR; the protein is encoded by the coding sequence ATGGCCCGTGCTGTTGGCGGGCTCGCTGGGTGGCGCACTGCCGTGGCTGCCAGGTTCGGCGCGTGGCTGAATCGTCCGCTCGCGTCGTTTCACCTGATCCTCTCGATCTCTGCGCTGCTGTCGATTCTTGGCCTGGTGATGGTGCTCTCGGCGTCGAGTGTGTCCGAGATCGGTCGCTCAGGGTCGGCGTACTCCATGTTCTTCCGCCAATTGATGTTCATCACAGCCGGCTGGATCATGTTCTACCTGGCGTTACGTACACCGGTCCGCGTCTTCCGCAGATTTGCGCTCGTCGCCTTCCTGGCGTCCACCGTGATGCTCGTGCTCGTGCTAATACCGGGGATCGGCGTGCTCGTCAATGGCGCTCGCAGCTGGTTCCAGTTCGCTGGATTCGCGTTCCAGCCGTCGGAGCTCGTCAAGATCACGCTCGCGATGTGGGGCGCCGTGCTTCTTGGCGACCGCGCCGTGCGTACACGCAGCATCCGTGACATGCTGATTCCGCTGCTGCCGGGCGCACTCGTGGTCTTTTATCTGGTGGCGATGCAGCCGGATTACAGCACCCTGGTCGTGCTGTTCTTCATCCTTTTAGGGCTTTTGTGGTTCGCGGGGCTGCCACTGGGATTTTTCGTTGTTGGTGTGGGTGCGGCGATGTCGGTCGCCGCGGTTATGGCGGTCGCTGAAGGCTACCGGTCTCAGCGACTGAGGGCCTTTTTCAACTCAGACGACGATCCCCTTGGTGCGAGTTATCAGGCGAGACAGGCAAAATTCTCGCTCGCCGATGGTGGTTTCTGGGGAGTCGGTCTCGGACAAAGCCGCGCGAAATGGGCATACCTGCCTGAAGCGCACAACGACTTCATCTTCGCGATCATCGGTGAGGAACTCGGATTCCTCGGCTGCGTTGCTGTCCTTGGCTTGTTCGCTCTATTCGCCTACACCGGTTTGCGTATCGCCACGAGATCGGTCGACCCGTTTCTCCGTATCTTCGTTGCGACGTCAACGGTATGGGTGATCGGGCAATCGTTTATCAACTTGGGCTATGTCGTCGGCCTGCTGCCCGTTACTGGACTGCAGCTACCCCTAGTCTCGGCCGGCGGGACCTCCGCCGTGATGACTCTGTTTATGTTCGGGATCATCGCGAATGCGGCCCGCCACGAACCGGAGGCGATTGCGGCCTTGCGGTCAGCGCCGAAGAAGAGCAAACTCTCGCGCTTCTTGCGCTTGCCCGATCCGGAAAAGTACGTGCCAGCGAAGCCCGTTCGCGGCGCACCTCGACGTGAAGCTTCGTACACTGCGCACTCATACGGTGATGTGCGTGCGGCCGAGTCGTGGGAATATGGACGCGCCGGAAGCCCCCGGCCCTATCCTGGGGGTCGTGCCCCCACGGCGGCTTACGGTTCTGCAACACCGGTTCCGCCCGAGCGTGAGTACCGGACCCGTGGGCGCCGAAGCACGGGCAGCAGTGGTATTGATGAAGGTCGTGGAGCACGGCGCGGCCAGCAGAATCGGAGCTCAGACGGAAATCGGTCACGCCACCCGGGGCACGGCGGGCGTTCCGGGGACAACCGGGATTTCAGGCGTGGTCGGTGA
- the murG gene encoding undecaprenyldiphospho-muramoylpentapeptide beta-N-acetylglucosaminyltransferase, with protein sequence MGVTESRVRSVSVVLAGGGTAGHIEPAMAVADALRSIDPHVRITALGTERGLETKLIPERGYPLKLIPPVPLPRKASRQMFGLPRRVRQAVKQTRAILDEVEADVIIGFGGYVSLPAYLAAGPGLLRRRQRIPIVVHEANASAGLANKVGARRASRVLTAFPESGLPNGEVVGIPVRAAITGLDRGALRAKARESFGLDPEATTLLVFGGSQGARSLNDAVSAAAPDLAAAGIGVLHAHGPKNSLEVPAVDVGPPYVAVPYLSRMDLAYAAADAVVCRSGAMTVAEVSAVGLPAVYVPLPHGNGEQELNARPVVAAGGGIVVSDGDLSRDRVVDTIIPMLQDKDRLRRMSENAADAGHRSAAAQVAKIVMDVARGDRA encoded by the coding sequence GTGGGAGTGACGGAGTCCAGAGTCCGATCGGTTTCGGTCGTACTGGCCGGTGGTGGGACTGCTGGCCACATTGAGCCAGCGATGGCGGTCGCTGACGCTCTGCGCAGCATCGACCCGCACGTCCGGATCACTGCGCTCGGAACGGAACGCGGCCTCGAAACGAAGCTCATTCCTGAGCGTGGATATCCCCTGAAGCTCATCCCGCCGGTGCCGCTGCCAAGAAAGGCCTCCCGTCAAATGTTCGGCCTGCCGCGTCGCGTACGCCAGGCTGTCAAACAGACACGGGCGATCCTCGATGAGGTCGAGGCCGATGTGATCATTGGTTTCGGTGGTTACGTGTCGCTGCCTGCGTATCTCGCAGCGGGGCCTGGCCTGCTGCGTCGCCGCCAACGTATCCCGATTGTCGTACACGAAGCGAACGCGAGCGCAGGTCTCGCGAACAAGGTCGGAGCCCGGCGAGCGTCGCGCGTTCTGACGGCGTTTCCGGAATCGGGCTTGCCGAACGGCGAGGTGGTCGGGATTCCCGTCCGGGCGGCTATCACCGGTCTCGATCGCGGTGCGCTGCGAGCTAAGGCGCGGGAGAGCTTTGGACTCGATCCGGAAGCGACGACGCTTCTTGTCTTCGGCGGTTCACAAGGGGCACGATCACTCAATGACGCGGTGTCCGCTGCCGCACCGGACCTCGCGGCAGCAGGTATCGGGGTGTTGCATGCTCACGGGCCAAAGAACTCTCTCGAGGTCCCCGCTGTTGATGTCGGCCCGCCCTATGTCGCTGTTCCGTATTTGAGCCGGATGGACCTCGCATATGCCGCTGCGGACGCGGTGGTATGCCGGTCGGGGGCAATGACTGTCGCTGAGGTTTCAGCGGTCGGATTGCCTGCAGTGTATGTCCCCCTGCCGCATGGCAACGGGGAGCAAGAACTCAATGCCAGGCCTGTCGTTGCGGCAGGCGGGGGGATAGTTGTGTCTGACGGCGACCTGTCCCGCGACCGGGTGGTCGATACGATCATTCCGATGCTGCAGGATAAGGACCGGTTGCGGCGAATGAGTGAAAACGCAGCTGATGCGGGACACCGGTCCGCGGCTGCTCAGGTAGCGAAGATCGTGATGGATGTCGCGAGAGGAGACCGCGCGTGA
- a CDS encoding cell division protein FtsQ/DivIB → MSSRTAQRPRRQQRNPREGRPRLARGKVILIIVLAVSAVVGVGAAAYFSPVLAVRSIDVETGPTVPDEMVRAVVDVAPETPLLQVSTHHIASRVAELPKVAEVAVKRSYPSTLRIVVTERVPAVFYDKPAGPHLMDLYAVTYAIEPPPPGVPRLVVDDPGADDSATRSALSVLSSLAPEMRGQVVEVSADSPADVRLVLDDGRTVIWGSSEGTERKARVANALLTQPGQIYDVSSPDLPTIR, encoded by the coding sequence GTGAGCTCGAGAACAGCCCAGCGGCCACGGCGGCAGCAGCGGAATCCACGAGAGGGACGCCCCCGGCTGGCGCGCGGTAAAGTGATCCTGATCATCGTGCTCGCGGTGTCGGCGGTTGTTGGAGTGGGCGCGGCGGCGTATTTTTCGCCTGTTCTCGCGGTCCGCAGCATCGATGTCGAAACAGGCCCGACAGTTCCAGACGAGATGGTGCGGGCCGTAGTCGATGTCGCACCTGAGACGCCGCTGCTGCAGGTGAGCACGCACCATATCGCCTCTCGTGTGGCCGAACTGCCCAAGGTTGCTGAGGTGGCGGTGAAGCGGAGTTATCCGTCGACGCTACGAATCGTGGTCACTGAGCGTGTTCCTGCGGTGTTCTACGACAAACCGGCTGGGCCCCATCTGATGGATTTGTACGCAGTGACGTATGCGATCGAACCACCGCCTCCTGGAGTTCCTCGACTGGTAGTCGACGACCCCGGAGCGGACGACTCTGCGACGAGGTCTGCCCTATCTGTGCTCTCGTCGCTCGCGCCCGAGATGCGTGGGCAAGTCGTGGAAGTCAGTGCCGACTCGCCTGCCGACGTGCGTTTGGTGCTCGACGACGGGCGCACCGTGATCTGGGGCAGTTCGGAAGGCACCGAGCGTAAGGCCAGAGTCGCGAACGCCCTCCTTACGCAGCCGGGGCAGATCTACGACGTGTCCAGTCCAGATCTGCCGACAATCCGCTGA
- the murC gene encoding UDP-N-acetylmuramate--L-alanine ligase, translating to MIGIGGAGMSGIARILMARGGAVSGSDAKDSRVLLDLRARGAEVRVGHDAAALDLIEGGPTMVVSTQSAIPKTNPELVEAQRRGIPTSYRPDVLATLMRGSTPVLVSGTHGKTSTTSLLVVALQHCKLDPSFAVGGELNEAGTNAHHGTGEVFVAEADESDGSLLRYEPGVAIVTNVEADHLDYFGSAEAYVRIFDDFAGRMQPGGLMVVCLDDPGAAAFAERAAARGIRVVGYGSGETVPTGVELGVQLINWEARDGGGAGQIHIAGEDSPRAMRLAVPGRHMALNALGAFLAAREVGAQTDEILEGLEGFGGVRRRFQYTGREAGVRLFDDYAHHPTEVRAVLSTAQDMVAQEHAADPATPPGRVVVVFQPHLYSRTQTFAPEFAEALSIADEVIVLDVYGAREEPVPGVTGELIARQVAKPVYFQPDVSELPRQVAKLANAGDVVLTMGAGDVTMLGPSILDALRAKRNHLRPGALNTRGNSG from the coding sequence ATGATTGGCATCGGTGGCGCCGGGATGTCGGGCATCGCTCGCATTTTGATGGCTCGCGGAGGTGCTGTTTCGGGCTCGGATGCGAAAGATAGCCGGGTGCTGCTCGATTTGCGTGCGCGCGGCGCCGAAGTGCGGGTAGGTCACGATGCGGCTGCTCTCGATCTCATTGAGGGCGGCCCCACAATGGTGGTGAGCACCCAGAGTGCGATTCCAAAGACCAACCCCGAACTGGTCGAAGCGCAGCGCCGCGGAATTCCGACGAGTTACCGGCCCGACGTCCTCGCCACTTTGATGCGGGGGAGCACACCAGTGCTCGTTTCGGGTACACACGGAAAGACTTCGACGACGTCGCTGCTGGTCGTTGCTCTGCAGCACTGCAAACTTGATCCGTCGTTCGCGGTCGGTGGTGAGCTCAACGAAGCTGGCACCAACGCGCACCATGGCACTGGCGAGGTGTTCGTGGCGGAAGCTGATGAGAGTGATGGTTCGCTGTTGCGTTACGAGCCCGGTGTGGCCATCGTGACCAACGTCGAGGCAGATCATCTTGACTACTTCGGTTCCGCCGAGGCCTACGTACGGATTTTTGATGACTTTGCCGGTCGAATGCAGCCCGGTGGCCTGATGGTTGTGTGCCTTGACGATCCTGGTGCTGCCGCCTTCGCGGAACGCGCCGCGGCACGCGGCATCAGGGTCGTTGGCTACGGCTCGGGCGAAACGGTGCCGACCGGAGTTGAACTTGGCGTGCAGCTCATCAACTGGGAAGCGCGTGATGGCGGCGGCGCTGGCCAGATCCATATTGCGGGTGAGGACAGCCCTAGGGCCATGCGGCTCGCTGTACCTGGCAGGCACATGGCACTGAATGCACTCGGCGCGTTCCTCGCCGCCCGTGAGGTCGGGGCGCAAACCGACGAAATTCTGGAGGGGCTAGAGGGGTTTGGCGGTGTGCGTCGCCGTTTCCAGTACACCGGGCGTGAAGCAGGGGTACGTCTGTTCGACGACTACGCGCACCACCCCACCGAGGTTCGGGCCGTACTGTCCACCGCTCAGGACATGGTGGCGCAGGAGCACGCGGCTGACCCTGCGACACCTCCGGGCCGGGTCGTCGTCGTTTTCCAGCCGCACCTGTATTCGCGCACGCAGACCTTCGCGCCGGAGTTCGCTGAGGCACTCAGCATCGCAGATGAAGTCATCGTCCTCGATGTCTACGGTGCCAGGGAAGAGCCCGTACCGGGCGTCACCGGTGAACTCATCGCACGGCAGGTGGCGAAGCCCGTGTATTTCCAGCCCGATGTGTCGGAGCTTCCGCGTCAGGTAGCGAAACTGGCGAACGCTGGGGATGTTGTCCTCACGATGGGGGCGGGCGACGTCACAATGCTGGGCCCATCGATTCTCGACGCCCTGCGTGCGAAGCGGAATCATCTGCGGCCAGGAGCGTTGAACACCCGGGGAAACTCGGGGTAG